A stretch of the Streptomyces sp. NBC_00078 genome encodes the following:
- a CDS encoding molybdopterin molybdotransferase MoeA encodes MTARSAPTGEDAEDLDVEEVLALVNAPDGRTPGDGVPAPASHGAHHAAPHTSDAHHQATRWPEARSIAARAGRSGTRRALVSAPLGASLGLTLAAPLTALTDLPSFDTSAMDGWAVAGPGPWEVRDEGILAGHAEPEALTDGEAVRIATGARIPQDTTAVLRTEHGRTDEKGRLHAARDIQHGQDIRPRGQECRCGDQLLPVGALVTPAVLGLAAAAGYDTLTAVPRPRVHVFVLGDELLTEGRPHDGLIRDALGPMLPPWLRALGAEVTSVRRLGDDAKALRKAVTGSDADLIVTTGGTASGPVDHVHPTLRRIGAELLVDGVKVRPGHPMLLARTKENQHLVGLPGNPLAAVSGLLTLAEPLLRTLAARPAPEPYTLPLQDAVHGHPYDTRLIPVVLRGDSAVPLHYNGPAMLRGIAAADALAVVPPGGARPGQELELLDLPWASAGIGVCFT; translated from the coding sequence ATGACCGCCCGCTCCGCCCCGACCGGCGAGGACGCCGAGGACCTCGACGTCGAGGAGGTGCTCGCCCTGGTGAACGCCCCCGACGGCCGCACCCCCGGCGACGGCGTCCCCGCGCCCGCCTCGCACGGCGCGCACCACGCCGCGCCGCACACTTCCGACGCCCACCACCAGGCCACCCGCTGGCCCGAGGCACGGTCGATCGCGGCACGTGCGGGCCGCTCCGGCACCCGGCGTGCCCTGGTCTCGGCCCCACTCGGCGCCTCCCTCGGCCTCACCCTCGCCGCCCCGCTCACGGCGCTGACCGACCTGCCCTCCTTCGACACCTCGGCGATGGACGGCTGGGCGGTCGCGGGCCCCGGCCCCTGGGAGGTACGGGACGAGGGCATCCTGGCCGGGCACGCCGAGCCGGAGGCCCTCACCGACGGCGAGGCCGTCCGCATCGCCACGGGTGCCCGCATCCCCCAGGACACGACCGCCGTGCTCCGCACCGAGCACGGCCGCACGGATGAAAAGGGGCGTCTGCACGCCGCCCGAGATATTCAGCACGGGCAGGACATTCGCCCCCGCGGCCAGGAGTGCCGCTGCGGCGACCAACTCCTGCCCGTAGGCGCCCTGGTGACCCCGGCCGTACTCGGCCTCGCCGCGGCCGCCGGCTACGACACCCTCACCGCCGTCCCCCGCCCCCGCGTCCATGTGTTCGTCCTGGGCGACGAGTTGCTCACCGAGGGCCGGCCGCACGACGGGCTCATCAGGGACGCCCTCGGTCCGATGCTGCCGCCCTGGCTGCGGGCGCTGGGCGCCGAGGTCACCTCCGTGCGAAGGCTCGGCGACGACGCGAAGGCCCTGCGCAAGGCCGTCACCGGCTCGGACGCCGACCTGATCGTCACCACCGGCGGCACCGCCTCCGGCCCCGTCGACCACGTCCACCCCACGCTGCGCCGCATCGGCGCCGAACTCCTCGTGGACGGCGTCAAGGTACGCCCCGGCCACCCCATGCTGCTGGCCCGCACCAAGGAGAACCAGCACCTGGTCGGCCTGCCCGGCAACCCCCTCGCCGCCGTTTCCGGCCTGCTCACCCTCGCCGAACCCCTGCTGCGCACCCTTGCCGCACGCCCCGCCCCGGAGCCGTACACCCTGCCGCTCCAGGACGCGGTACACGGGCATCCGTACGACACCCGGCTCATCCCCGTGGTGCTGCGCGGCGACAGTGCCGTGCCGCTGCACTACAACGGCCCGGCCATGCTGCGGGGCATCGCGGCGGCCGACGCCCTCGCCGTCGTACCACCGGGCGGCGCCCGCCCCGGTCAGGAGCTCGAGCTCCTCGACCTGCCCTGGGCGTCCGCCGGAATCGGGGTGTGTTTCACGTGA